The proteins below come from a single Tenuifilum thalassicum genomic window:
- a CDS encoding T9SS-dependent choice-of-anchor J family protein has product MKLFYKLSFLFMVLCFSLDVGAQLTFVEIGDGNVQTNQPCYTSWNFSYTSIIFTSEELGGAKTIKAIAFNNTNADLTQWNADFDLPNQKLWIKHIPADRDEWPSMTYEDPNYNGYTLVWEGTLHYGELGWHVITFQTPFEYDGVSNLAIHWENSSGSENHNLKFASTTNGLRQVKLRGADGAVPQDSGYEPYPSGTRVNARFYYDSNGEPVVPNLLEPQPAAIKVDLDTHFKFTLGANTTTYDLYLGTDPDNLDKIASDQPVTDAGDYTYTLTELLSPKTKYYWKVVAKNATSQVESSVYNFTTQNIISDFPYLQDFEDYWVSTIDPDSPDTLSAVINNNYPDSSDWEWTNYWYCMKSNKNVYKGRFSAYVSAYATGEYYLMTPRFNLPSNMRVSFWWKNDYEVKEKVSGKDSTFLEVSVDGKKSWTALDTLCFESSSNEYVYNSVDLNNIQGNNVYFRWRYKCLNSMGARPFFIDNIKVEAIPTDAVISLQVDKLDFDTIVPAGRRTRRLIIRNDGTGNLVINGATSDGPFYCDINTTILPGEQDTALIYFKPTEIGEFDNNLIFSVNGASGNATVQCHGVAIEPVNKFFQNFDANKEIPSGWSTILSSKSNDIVQNIFVTSSYSDVYSMPNSLKMVRINSSDTLDKVILVSPGVIGYDLNKLTFYARKGASDYTLELVVGVLTDPEDPETFIPKKTIELSEDYTEYSVTFKSSTTQPYIGFMFGGWSPKTPFPYPTIRIDDIAWEPNTLGPPEPAVIGKPADESDSVDVYNGLTLSWAAGSSNTNGYKLYLGTTTACNEVLNGIELSKSEITYFVPADKFEFNTTYYWKVVSLNEYGECQNPDIWTFKTMPNPLVEEFPFTETFDKTINYNGQLDKPLGWTIIDANNDRISWDVVNHPPAVQGFTQDNSFGAMHVPFHITNPKDEWLFTPPMSMKEGYEYKIEFYIHTMMDFTTGLVYNEKISVWVGEDKTIEAMTDSLVAANVDQEETWVKVTATFVPSKTSTFHFGMHAFSDPNQYVLVLDNVTVTERQPQGVDNVFAEEVELFPNPATNILNIRCNTTTSSQSFKAKVFDITGKVIKDVTVNNGLVDVSDLRAGYYILKLEQDDKVYTARFVKR; this is encoded by the coding sequence ATGAAACTTTTTTACAAATTGAGTTTTTTATTCATGGTGTTGTGCTTCTCTTTAGATGTGGGGGCACAATTGACTTTTGTGGAGATTGGCGATGGTAATGTTCAAACCAATCAGCCATGTTACACAAGTTGGAACTTTTCATATACCTCTATCATTTTTACATCAGAGGAGCTCGGTGGTGCTAAAACCATTAAGGCTATTGCGTTTAATAATACCAATGCCGATTTAACTCAATGGAATGCCGACTTTGATTTGCCTAATCAAAAGCTTTGGATTAAGCATATCCCTGCCGACAGGGATGAATGGCCAAGCATGACCTATGAGGACCCTAACTACAACGGGTACACACTCGTTTGGGAAGGGACCCTGCATTATGGCGAACTCGGCTGGCATGTTATTACTTTTCAAACTCCTTTTGAATACGACGGGGTAAGTAATTTGGCTATTCATTGGGAGAATAGTAGCGGTTCGGAAAATCATAATCTGAAATTTGCAAGTACTACCAATGGCTTACGACAGGTTAAACTGCGTGGCGCCGATGGCGCAGTACCCCAAGATAGCGGATATGAACCTTATCCCAGTGGTACAAGAGTTAATGCAAGGTTCTACTACGACTCTAATGGAGAACCTGTTGTGCCAAACCTGCTTGAACCACAACCTGCGGCTATTAAAGTTGATTTAGATACTCATTTTAAGTTTACCCTCGGGGCAAATACTACTACCTACGACCTTTACCTAGGCACAGATCCTGATAACCTTGATAAAATCGCATCAGATCAGCCTGTAACAGACGCTGGAGACTATACCTATACCTTAACAGAATTGCTTAGCCCTAAAACCAAGTACTATTGGAAAGTTGTTGCTAAAAATGCAACCTCACAGGTAGAATCCAGTGTTTACAACTTTACTACTCAAAACATTATTTCTGATTTTCCTTATCTGCAAGATTTTGAAGATTATTGGGTTAGTACAATAGATCCTGATTCTCCTGATACCCTTTCTGCAGTTATTAACAATAATTATCCAGATTCATCTGACTGGGAGTGGACCAACTATTGGTACTGCATGAAAAGTAACAAAAATGTATATAAGGGGCGTTTTTCTGCTTATGTTAGTGCTTATGCAACTGGGGAGTACTATTTGATGACCCCTAGGTTTAACTTGCCTAGTAATATGAGGGTTAGCTTCTGGTGGAAAAACGATTATGAAGTTAAGGAAAAAGTTTCTGGCAAGGATAGTACTTTCCTTGAGGTATCTGTAGATGGAAAGAAATCTTGGACTGCCCTTGATACCCTTTGTTTTGAGAGTAGTTCTAATGAATACGTTTATAACAGTGTTGATTTGAATAACATTCAGGGTAATAATGTTTATTTCAGATGGCGATATAAGTGTTTGAACAGCATGGGGGCTCGGCCTTTCTTTATTGATAATATTAAGGTTGAAGCTATACCTACCGATGCTGTAATTTCTCTACAAGTAGACAAACTTGACTTTGATACGATTGTTCCTGCTGGAAGAAGAACCAGACGTCTGATAATACGTAACGATGGCACAGGCAATCTTGTAATTAATGGTGCAACTTCCGATGGGCCTTTCTATTGCGATATTAATACAACAATTCTACCTGGTGAACAGGATACCGCTTTAATCTATTTTAAACCAACAGAGATTGGTGAGTTTGATAATAACTTGATATTTAGTGTTAATGGTGCCTCGGGCAATGCTACAGTTCAGTGCCATGGGGTTGCAATTGAACCTGTAAATAAGTTCTTCCAAAATTTCGACGCTAACAAAGAAATTCCATCTGGTTGGAGTACTATCTTATCGTCAAAATCAAACGATATTGTGCAGAATATATTTGTTACAAGCTCTTATTCTGATGTTTACTCCATGCCAAACTCGTTGAAGATGGTAAGAATAAATAGTTCAGACACCTTAGATAAAGTTATTTTGGTTAGCCCTGGAGTTATTGGTTATGATTTAAATAAGTTGACCTTCTATGCACGAAAAGGAGCATCAGATTACACTTTAGAACTAGTTGTAGGTGTGCTCACCGATCCTGAAGATCCTGAAACTTTTATTCCTAAAAAAACAATTGAACTTTCAGAAGATTATACTGAGTATAGCGTTACCTTTAAGTCGAGTACTACCCAACCATATATTGGCTTTATGTTTGGTGGTTGGTCACCAAAGACTCCATTCCCTTATCCAACTATAAGAATTGATGATATTGCATGGGAGCCAAATACTTTAGGACCTCCAGAGCCAGCTGTAATTGGTAAGCCTGCCGATGAGTCCGATAGCGTTGATGTTTATAATGGATTAACCTTATCGTGGGCTGCTGGTTCATCTAATACTAATGGATATAAATTGTACCTTGGAACTACAACTGCTTGCAATGAGGTGCTTAATGGTATTGAGCTAAGCAAATCTGAAATTACTTATTTCGTTCCAGCAGACAAGTTTGAGTTTAATACCACTTACTACTGGAAGGTTGTTTCTTTAAATGAATATGGTGAGTGCCAAAATCCAGATATATGGACTTTTAAAACCATGCCTAATCCTTTAGTAGAAGAATTCCCGTTTACCGAAACTTTTGATAAAACTATTAATTATAATGGACAGCTCGATAAACCACTCGGATGGACAATAATTGATGCAAATAACGATAGAATCTCTTGGGATGTGGTAAATCATCCTCCTGCCGTTCAGGGGTTTACTCAGGATAACTCTTTTGGTGCAATGCACGTGCCATTTCATATAACAAACCCAAAAGACGAATGGCTATTTACCCCTCCAATGTCCATGAAGGAAGGTTATGAGTATAAAATTGAGTTTTACATTCATACAATGATGGATTTCACAACTGGCCTGGTTTATAATGAGAAAATCTCTGTTTGGGTTGGTGAGGATAAAACTATTGAAGCAATGACCGATAGCCTTGTTGCTGCAAATGTCGACCAGGAGGAAACTTGGGTTAAGGTGACGGCCACATTTGTTCCTTCAAAAACTTCTACTTTCCATTTTGGTATGCATGCTTTCTCCGATCCTAATCAGTATGTTTTAGTTCTTGATAATGTAACAGTAACTGAAAGGCAACCTCAAGGCGTTGATAACGTATTTGCTGAAGAGGTTGAACTTTTCCCAAATCCTGCTACCAATATTCTCAACATTAGATGTAATACAACAACTTCATCACAATCATTTAAAGCAAAAGTGTTTGATATTACCGGCAAGGTAATTAAAGACGTAACGGTTAATAATGGTTTGGTTGACGTAAGTGATTTAAGGGCTGGGTATTACATCCTTAAACTAGAGCAAGACGATAAGGTTTACACTGCTAGGTTTGTAAAAAGGTAG
- a CDS encoding tetratricopeptide repeat-containing sensor histidine kinase gives MTRIQRHLFILSLLLLFGLAQVRAANQDDNPKREIIEISRLISMSDSLIIKSPKQSLALAKEALKRSKKINQAQLVCHSYLNIGIALRFLGMNQQALDTLYKAIPILNKIDDTKLIAKVLNAIGVVHYQLGHDTLSIEAYNKSLELSHKIEDIRSIADILNNMGVLYMRIGDYPRAIDAYMKCLYYDKLLKNTSGIISSLNNIGMIYQNMNEYPKALSYYKKAIKLARDNSEEALMGSILNNLSLSYYYTNKLDSCIHYAKLSNKYFSGAGQNNQMQVNYTNLGLAYESKNMLDSALFYFHKAHILSLNQNNPYLIFNSYINLSNIYIKLGKTQDAFAAIKNSQNYLSSLNDNSLKSKLFLTYANLYSSTGNYKKATQYLYNLISFQDSLIRLEKLDKLNKVVSEYESERKKQQIALLSLDKKFDEIKLKETRFKLYLVVGISAFVLLLLSIILALYISLKRKNRILSERKQLIEKQNKILEQNNHELNTLNRLLSESQQELYTSNKTKDTLLGILGHDLKSPIQQLSILLDNIDIKNPNKNTSELFQQVAISIKSLTMLINNLLTWAQYQHDKLKLSPEVVDVGELINFNIELFKNHLTQKGISIISEIDDNLTVETDKNMLDFIIRNLLNNSIKFSYTNSIVNIDGYNLATCIEIKIQDHGIGMTENEIKSLHKGLITRRKGTTNEKGTGLGLKMCFIFAKLMGAEIKVESQPNQGSTFTIRIPNKTSNENSNS, from the coding sequence ATGACTAGAATTCAGAGACACCTATTCATACTATCCCTATTACTACTTTTTGGATTGGCACAAGTCAGAGCAGCCAATCAGGATGACAACCCGAAACGTGAAATAATTGAGATTAGTCGACTAATCTCAATGTCGGATTCATTAATAATAAAATCACCCAAACAAAGTCTGGCATTAGCAAAGGAAGCCTTAAAAAGGAGCAAAAAGATTAATCAAGCACAGCTAGTTTGTCACTCATACCTCAATATAGGTATTGCACTCCGTTTTTTAGGCATGAACCAGCAAGCGCTTGACACGCTTTACAAGGCCATACCCATTTTAAATAAGATAGACGACACCAAACTAATTGCAAAAGTATTAAACGCAATTGGTGTTGTACATTACCAGCTAGGTCATGATACATTATCAATTGAAGCTTACAATAAATCGTTAGAACTTAGCCATAAAATTGAGGATATAAGATCCATTGCCGACATTCTTAATAACATGGGAGTGCTATACATGAGGATAGGAGATTATCCAAGAGCAATTGATGCATACATGAAGTGCCTGTACTACGACAAGTTGCTAAAAAACACTAGCGGTATTATTTCTAGCCTCAACAACATAGGGATGATTTATCAGAACATGAATGAATACCCCAAAGCCCTCTCCTATTACAAAAAAGCTATCAAGCTGGCAAGAGACAACAGCGAAGAAGCCCTTATGGGATCAATCCTGAATAATTTAAGCCTGTCTTACTACTACACTAACAAGCTCGACAGCTGCATTCATTATGCAAAACTTTCCAATAAATATTTCAGTGGTGCTGGCCAAAACAATCAAATGCAGGTAAACTATACAAATTTAGGACTTGCCTACGAAAGCAAAAACATGCTGGATTCGGCCCTCTTCTACTTTCATAAAGCTCATATCCTCTCACTAAACCAGAACAACCCGTATCTAATTTTCAACTCATATATAAACCTAAGTAACATATACATTAAGCTTGGCAAAACACAAGACGCGTTTGCGGCAATTAAAAACAGCCAGAACTACCTTTCATCCCTAAACGACAACTCTTTAAAAAGCAAGTTATTTTTAACCTATGCTAACCTATACTCATCTACAGGCAATTACAAAAAAGCCACCCAGTACCTTTACAACCTCATATCATTTCAAGATAGTCTTATAAGACTAGAGAAACTAGACAAACTAAACAAGGTAGTTTCTGAATACGAATCAGAAAGAAAGAAGCAACAAATAGCCCTTCTGAGCCTTGACAAAAAATTTGACGAAATCAAGTTAAAAGAGACCCGATTTAAACTCTACCTAGTAGTTGGGATTAGCGCATTCGTTCTTTTGTTGCTTTCAATAATTCTGGCATTATACATCTCGCTAAAGAGAAAGAACAGAATTTTATCTGAGCGGAAACAACTAATTGAAAAGCAAAACAAGATACTTGAGCAAAACAACCATGAATTAAATACACTAAACCGATTACTATCGGAATCGCAACAGGAGCTTTATACATCAAATAAAACAAAAGATACACTCCTAGGCATTTTAGGTCACGATCTAAAAAGCCCTATCCAACAGCTAAGCATATTACTTGACAACATAGACATTAAGAACCCCAACAAAAACACCAGTGAACTTTTCCAGCAGGTAGCAATATCAATTAAATCGCTAACAATGCTAATCAACAACCTTTTAACATGGGCACAATATCAGCACGATAAACTTAAACTTTCGCCCGAGGTAGTTGATGTAGGTGAGCTAATCAATTTTAACATTGAACTTTTCAAAAACCACCTAACACAAAAGGGTATTTCAATTATTTCAGAAATCGATGATAACCTTACTGTTGAAACTGATAAGAACATGCTTGATTTCATCATTCGGAACCTATTAAACAACAGCATTAAATTTTCCTACACAAACAGTATCGTTAATATTGATGGCTACAACCTTGCAACATGCATAGAAATTAAGATCCAAGATCACGGCATTGGAATGACAGAAAACGAAATCAAAAGCCTACATAAAGGGCTGATAACAAGAAGAAAAGGCACTACAAATGAAAAAGGAACCGGGTTAGGGCTAAAGATGTGCTTTATATTTGCAAAGCTCATGGGAGCAGAAATTAAAGTGGAAAGCCAGCCAAATCAAGGTAGCACATTTACAATACGAATACCAAACAAAACAAGCAATGAAAATTCTAATAGTTGA
- a CDS encoding response regulator transcription factor has translation MKILIVDDHPIFRLGIISAFGNSSNYTYFEASTVKQAQEILFTNRVDIALLDIDLPDGTGIILAKYICKNQPSCKIVFITAHTNNNSISEILDIEYDGFLLKENVATELKACIEKIKGDEKYLSPEFEAFLKEKHSTLSRIKEVKSKISRLTKKEKHVLAMIAQGKSTPQIAEELFNSIKTIENHRTNICNKLEISGSNNLIIFALENRELIDEELPKQLDE, from the coding sequence ATGAAAATTCTAATAGTTGATGATCATCCAATTTTCAGATTGGGCATAATAAGCGCCTTTGGTAACAGTTCTAACTATACTTATTTTGAAGCATCAACTGTAAAACAGGCCCAAGAAATTCTTTTTACCAATCGGGTCGACATAGCTCTGCTTGACATAGACCTGCCTGATGGAACTGGCATTATACTGGCAAAATATATTTGTAAAAACCAACCTTCGTGTAAAATAGTATTTATTACCGCTCATACCAACAATAATAGCATATCCGAAATCCTTGATATTGAATACGATGGCTTTTTACTAAAAGAGAATGTAGCAACAGAACTTAAAGCATGTATAGAAAAAATCAAAGGCGACGAAAAATACTTAAGCCCTGAATTTGAAGCATTTCTAAAAGAGAAACACAGCACGTTAAGCAGAATCAAAGAGGTAAAAAGCAAAATCAGCAGGTTAACCAAAAAGGAGAAACATGTACTTGCAATGATTGCTCAAGGGAAAAGTACTCCACAAATAGCCGAAGAGTTATTTAATAGTATTAAAACCATTGAGAACCATAGAACCAATATTTGCAACAAGTTAGAAATCAGCGGTTCAAATAACCTCATAATTTTTGCACTTGAAAATAGAGAATTAATAGATGAGGAACTTCCGAAGCAACTGGATGAGTGA
- a CDS encoding Crp/Fnr family transcriptional regulator, producing the protein MNKVISRSPIFKGLTEEEVADILKETPHSIRSYRKGQTIAQRTEEVKNLSIIIEGSVKGEMVDFSGKILKIEEMFAPKPIAHAFLFGENNKFPVDVIALEDCKLLHIPKIEFLNLMQKNSKVLTNYLNTISNRAQFLSNKLWFLSFKTIKEKIAHYLLNLSKSETRTTIILPKSHQELAEFFGVTRPSLARVLSELQDGGIIHVNRREVTIIDKKKLLELIN; encoded by the coding sequence ATGAACAAAGTAATATCTCGCTCGCCAATTTTTAAGGGACTAACAGAAGAAGAGGTGGCTGACATTCTAAAAGAAACCCCACATAGCATACGATCATACAGAAAGGGTCAAACCATAGCCCAAAGAACAGAAGAGGTAAAAAACCTTAGTATAATAATTGAAGGAAGCGTAAAAGGCGAAATGGTAGATTTTTCAGGGAAAATTCTTAAGATAGAGGAGATGTTTGCACCAAAACCTATTGCTCATGCCTTTTTGTTTGGAGAAAATAACAAATTCCCTGTTGATGTTATAGCCTTAGAAGATTGCAAACTTTTACATATACCTAAAATTGAATTTCTGAATTTGATGCAAAAAAACTCAAAAGTTCTTACCAACTATCTCAACACCATATCGAACAGGGCACAGTTTTTATCGAACAAGCTCTGGTTTCTATCCTTTAAAACCATCAAAGAAAAAATTGCGCACTACCTTTTAAATCTGTCTAAAAGCGAAACTCGAACAACAATAATTCTACCTAAATCGCACCAAGAACTTGCTGAGTTTTTCGGAGTAACGCGACCATCACTAGCCAGAGTTCTCTCTGAACTTCAGGATGGTGGAATTATCCATGTAAATCGAAGAGAGGTGACAATTATCGACAAAAAGAAACTACTTGAACTTATTAACTAG
- a CDS encoding glycosyltransferase, whose translation MRFSVIIPVFNRPDEVDELLKSLIEQTYNDFEVIVVEDGSSLPCRDVVDKYSDKLNVRYFYKKNGGPGLARNFGAEKANGEYLIFLDSDCIVPNSYFELVNDELTSNYVDFFGGPDATHHSFTSIQKAIGYSMTSFFTTGGIRGGKLKLERFTPRSFNMGVSFDAFRAVNGFSNMRFGEDVDLSLRLFEKGYKSRLFPAAFVYHKRRTDFRKFFKQVFNSGMARINLAINHKGALKLVHLLPSGFVVAMSAILVASFFFPILFVLPILYSLMLFVDSLVKGNGFVVGLLGVVAAWVQLYGYGLGFIYALWLWMVHGTKPQGAFVKNFYR comes from the coding sequence ATGCGTTTTTCTGTTATTATTCCAGTTTTTAATCGTCCCGATGAGGTGGATGAGTTATTAAAAAGTTTAATAGAACAAACTTATAACGATTTTGAGGTTATTGTAGTTGAGGATGGTTCAAGTTTGCCTTGTAGGGATGTTGTTGATAAATACAGCGATAAGTTAAATGTTCGATATTTCTACAAAAAAAACGGTGGGCCAGGGTTAGCTAGGAATTTTGGTGCAGAAAAGGCGAATGGGGAGTATCTGATTTTTCTGGATTCAGATTGTATTGTGCCAAATAGTTATTTCGAACTAGTAAATGATGAGTTAACAAGTAATTATGTCGATTTTTTTGGCGGTCCCGATGCCACCCATCATTCATTTACTAGCATTCAAAAGGCAATTGGATATTCAATGACATCATTCTTCACAACAGGGGGAATTCGTGGGGGGAAGCTAAAACTGGAACGATTTACACCTAGAAGTTTTAACATGGGGGTTAGCTTTGATGCGTTTAGGGCTGTAAATGGGTTTTCAAACATGCGATTTGGTGAAGATGTCGATTTGAGCTTAAGACTCTTTGAGAAGGGGTACAAAAGCAGACTTTTCCCTGCGGCATTTGTATATCATAAGCGCAGAACCGATTTCCGAAAGTTTTTCAAACAAGTTTTTAATTCGGGTATGGCAAGAATTAATCTGGCAATTAACCATAAAGGAGCATTAAAATTGGTTCATTTATTGCCATCGGGTTTTGTGGTTGCTATGTCTGCTATTTTAGTTGCTTCTTTCTTTTTCCCTATTTTATTTGTACTTCCTATTCTATATTCCCTGATGCTGTTTGTTGACTCATTGGTAAAAGGTAATGGTTTTGTGGTTGGCCTGTTAGGAGTGGTGGCTGCATGGGTTCAGCTTTATGGTTATGGATTAGGGTTTATCTATGCTCTTTGGCTTTGGATGGTTCATGGAACAAAACCTCAGGGGGCATTTGTTAAAAATTTTTATCGCTAG
- a CDS encoding sigma-70 family RNA polymerase sigma factor, producing the protein MRQLKIIKQVTNREAVSLDKYLHEIGKVDLLTAEEEVTLARKIKEGDQEALEKLVKANLRFVVSVAKQYQNQGLSLPDLINEGNLGLIKAAQRFDETRGFKFISYAVWWIRQSILQALAEQARIVKLPLNKIGSINKVNRALAELEQRFEREPTIDELSEMLNLAPDDVKEALKGNNRHLSMDAPITQDEEGSMYDVLLSPDSPMPDKGLLNESLRKEIERALSTLSPREANIIRLYFGLNGKHPLTLEEIGEEFDLTRERVRQIKEKALKRLKQTTRSKILKSYLG; encoded by the coding sequence ATGAGGCAACTGAAGATAATAAAACAGGTAACAAACCGTGAAGCAGTATCGCTGGATAAATACCTTCACGAGATAGGCAAGGTTGATTTGCTCACCGCCGAAGAGGAAGTTACTCTTGCCCGTAAAATAAAAGAAGGCGACCAGGAAGCATTAGAGAAGTTAGTAAAGGCAAACCTCCGATTTGTAGTTTCTGTTGCCAAGCAATATCAGAATCAAGGATTGAGTCTCCCTGACTTAATCAACGAAGGCAATCTTGGCTTAATTAAAGCTGCACAACGCTTTGATGAGACAAGAGGCTTTAAGTTTATATCATATGCTGTTTGGTGGATTAGACAATCCATACTGCAAGCCCTTGCCGAACAGGCACGAATAGTAAAATTGCCACTCAACAAGATTGGTTCTATAAACAAGGTAAACAGGGCACTAGCCGAGTTAGAGCAACGCTTTGAAAGGGAGCCAACCATTGATGAACTATCCGAAATGCTAAACCTTGCACCAGATGATGTTAAGGAAGCCCTTAAGGGCAACAACCGTCATTTATCAATGGATGCCCCAATTACTCAAGATGAAGAAGGCAGCATGTACGATGTACTTCTTTCTCCCGACTCTCCTATGCCCGACAAGGGGCTACTTAACGAGAGTCTACGCAAAGAGATTGAACGAGCATTATCGACACTTTCGCCTCGCGAAGCAAATATTATCAGGTTGTACTTTGGGTTAAATGGGAAGCATCCACTCACCCTAGAGGAGATTGGCGAAGAGTTTGACCTAACCCGCGAACGAGTTCGGCAAATTAAAGAAAAAGCGCTCAAGCGCTTAAAGCAAACAACACGAAGTAAAATACTCAAAAGCTACTTAGGATAG
- the rpe gene encoding ribulose-phosphate 3-epimerase, producing the protein MTRLVAPSMLSADFANLSCDIEMVNKSQADWFHLDIMDGVFVPNISFGFPIVERVKSLATKPLDVHLMIVDPDRYLERFRDAGADWLTVHYEACPHLNRTLSQIKALGMKAGVSVNPHTPVENLIDILEYADMVLIMSVNPGFGGQSFISNSISRIERLRKLIDSKGLSTLIEVDGGVGPGNAKQLYEAGANVLVAGSAVFKTDNPFDAIERIKNA; encoded by the coding sequence ATGACACGTTTAGTAGCCCCATCAATGCTTTCGGCTGATTTCGCAAACCTTTCGTGCGATATTGAAATGGTAAATAAGAGCCAAGCCGACTGGTTTCATCTTGACATTATGGACGGCGTTTTTGTTCCTAACATATCATTTGGCTTCCCGATTGTTGAGCGCGTAAAATCATTGGCTACTAAACCACTAGATGTCCACCTGATGATAGTTGACCCCGACCGATACCTTGAACGATTCCGCGATGCCGGAGCCGACTGGCTAACTGTTCATTACGAAGCCTGCCCTCATTTAAACCGCACCCTATCGCAAATCAAAGCGCTAGGCATGAAAGCAGGAGTTTCGGTAAACCCACATACTCCGGTTGAAAACCTAATAGATATATTGGAATATGCCGATATGGTCTTAATCATGTCGGTGAATCCCGGATTTGGCGGACAAAGTTTTATTTCTAATAGTATCAGTAGGATTGAACGGTTAAGAAAACTAATCGATTCAAAAGGGTTATCAACCCTGATTGAGGTCGATGGAGGAGTTGGTCCGGGCAATGCCAAGCAGCTGTATGAAGCCGGTGCAAATGTTCTTGTTGCTGGCAGCGCTGTATTTAAAACCGACAATCCATTTGATGCTATAGAAAGGATTAAAAATGCCTGA
- the aroF gene encoding 3-deoxy-7-phosphoheptulonate synthase, translated as MSAFLLQFDCDMDDKTFLLEKIKLEGFKYRYIETNRNSYAVCMGNDDYDIRKLGNLPGIKDVHFIDDSYVLVSRMWRTQDTVIEFPDGLTISRDELTIVAGPCSVESEEQVVETVTLLKQKGVRFMRGGVFKPRSSPYSFRGLGIDGLKFFSKHCRDNNIKVVTEVMDNSQIEKMYDYVDVFQVGARNMQNFDLLDALGKVDKPVLLKRGLSATLDELLSSAEYVFSGGNEDVILCERGVRGFDKTFRNTLDLNAIPYLKEKSHLPVFCDPSHGVGVRQYVEVMAMAAIMANADGIMLEIHSTPEKALSDGFQTLSFNEFADSVRRMRKTYNFRKSLFS; from the coding sequence ATGAGTGCATTTCTGCTTCAGTTTGATTGCGATATGGATGATAAAACCTTTCTGCTTGAAAAAATAAAGCTAGAGGGGTTCAAGTATAGATATATTGAAACAAATCGTAATTCCTATGCGGTTTGTATGGGAAACGACGATTATGACATTCGGAAGCTAGGCAATTTGCCTGGTATTAAGGATGTTCATTTTATCGACGACTCGTATGTTTTGGTGTCACGAATGTGGCGAACTCAAGATACGGTAATAGAGTTTCCCGATGGCCTTACCATTTCAAGGGACGAATTAACAATTGTTGCTGGCCCGTGCTCTGTTGAATCTGAAGAGCAAGTGGTTGAAACAGTTACCTTGCTTAAGCAGAAGGGAGTGAGGTTTATGCGTGGGGGAGTTTTTAAACCTCGAAGTTCACCATACTCTTTCCGAGGTTTAGGAATTGATGGCCTAAAGTTTTTTTCAAAACACTGCAGAGATAACAATATTAAGGTGGTAACTGAGGTGATGGATAACTCTCAAATTGAAAAAATGTATGATTATGTTGATGTTTTCCAGGTTGGTGCAAGGAATATGCAAAATTTTGACCTGCTCGATGCTTTAGGAAAAGTAGATAAACCAGTATTGCTTAAGAGGGGGCTGTCGGCAACATTGGATGAGCTCCTTTCGTCTGCCGAATATGTGTTTTCTGGCGGTAATGAGGATGTTATCCTTTGTGAAAGGGGCGTTCGTGGTTTTGACAAGACCTTTAGGAACACCCTTGACCTAAATGCAATACCATACCTAAAGGAAAAGAGTCACCTCCCAGTCTTTTGCGACCCCTCGCATGGCGTTGGAGTTAGACAGTACGTTGAGGTTATGGCAATGGCCGCAATTATGGCCAACGCCGATGGTATAATGCTCGAAATTCATTCAACTCCAGAGAAAGCGTTGTCCGATGGCTTTCAAACCTTATCGTTCAATGAGTTTGCCGATTCTGTAAGAAGGATGAGGAAAACCTATAATTTCCGAAAATCACTCTTCTCTTAA